In one window of Longimicrobium sp. DNA:
- the ltrA gene encoding group II intron reverse transcriptase/maturase, whose protein sequence is MPVEGRGPASGTLRKKARRGDWREPANSREDSDPSEQALPQGQGGACLSFYLLYDKVWRADILLHAYGLCRANGGAAGVDGVTFTDIDESGLEAWLAALAADLREEKYRPEAVRRVRIPKPDGGERLLGIPTVRDRVVQQAAKLVLEPIFEADFEPNAYGYRPKRGALDAVQEVHRAIQHGEVHVVDADLSKYFDTIPHRELMQSVARRVSDGKMLRLIKMWLKAPAEETDDRGHTLRTGGEGSREGTPQGGVISPLLANVYIHRLLKAWKKFGLERHLRARIINYADDLVILCRDRFDAETALKSLRWIVERIGLRLNEQKTHLRYAREESFDFLGYTFGPMVSGGPVERIWE, encoded by the coding sequence ATGCCGGTGGAGGGAAGGGGCCCTGCTTCTGGGACGCTTCGGAAGAAGGCGAGAAGAGGAGATTGGCGTGAGCCTGCAAACTCCAGAGAAGATTCGGACCCTTCAGAACAAGCTCTACCTCAAGGCCAAGGGGGAGCCTGCCTATCCTTCTACCTGCTCTACGACAAGGTCTGGAGAGCGGACATCCTGTTGCACGCCTATGGGCTGTGCCGTGCGAACGGCGGGGCTGCGGGAGTGGACGGGGTGACGTTCACCGACATTGACGAATCAGGGTTGGAGGCGTGGCTGGCCGCTCTGGCGGCAGACCTTCGAGAGGAGAAGTACAGGCCCGAGGCGGTGCGTCGGGTGAGGATCCCCAAGCCGGACGGCGGGGAGCGGCTGCTCGGAATCCCGACGGTTCGGGACCGGGTGGTGCAGCAAGCCGCCAAGCTGGTTCTGGAGCCGATCTTCGAGGCGGACTTCGAGCCGAATGCCTATGGCTACCGGCCGAAGCGTGGGGCGCTGGATGCAGTGCAGGAGGTGCATCGGGCGATCCAGCACGGGGAAGTACACGTGGTGGATGCGGACCTGTCGAAGTACTTCGACACGATCCCGCACCGCGAGCTGATGCAGTCGGTCGCGCGGCGAGTCAGCGACGGCAAGATGCTGCGTCTGATCAAGATGTGGCTGAAGGCCCCGGCTGAGGAGACGGATGACCGGGGGCACACGCTGAGAACGGGAGGCGAAGGCTCGCGGGAGGGCACCCCGCAGGGTGGGGTGATCTCGCCGCTGCTGGCCAACGTCTACATCCACCGCCTGCTGAAGGCGTGGAAGAAGTTCGGACTGGAGCGGCACCTGCGGGCGCGGATCATCAACTACGCCGACGATCTGGTCATCCTGTGCCGCGACCGCTTCGACGCCGAAACGGCGCTGAAGTCGCTGCGGTGGATCGTCGAACGCATTGGGCTGAGGCTGAACGAGCAGAAGACGCACCTCCGGTACGCCCGGGAAGAGAGCTTCGACTTTCTGGGCTATACCTTCGGGCCGATGGTGTCCGGAGGACCGGTGGAACGTATCTGGGAGTGA